A genomic segment from Gracilinanus agilis isolate LMUSP501 chromosome 1, AgileGrace, whole genome shotgun sequence encodes:
- the MFAP4 gene encoding microfibril-associated glycoprotein 4 has translation MKVSLLVLFLFLHTPSCLSQSLGIRGDALEKPCAQQPLDCDDIYAQGYRADGVYLIYPSGPSVPVPVFCDMNTEEGKWTVFQKRFNGSVSFFRGWNDYKLGFGRADGEYWLGLQNLHLLTLKQKYELRVDLEDFENNTAYAKYTEFSISPNAVNAEEDGYTLYVTGFEDGGAGDSLSYHSGQKFSTFDQDQDQFVQNCAALSSGAFWFRSCHFANLNGFYLGGTHVSYANGINWAQWKGFYYSLKRTEMKIRRI, from the exons ATGAAG GTCTCTCTATTGgtgctcttcctctttcttcataCTCCCTCCTGCTTATCTCAGTCTCTTGGAATCCGGGGAGATG cTCTGGAAAAGCCCTGTGCTCAGCAGCCTCTGGACTGTGATGACATCTATGCCCAGGGTTATCGAGCCGATGGGGTTTACCTTATCTACCCCTCAGGACCCAGTGTTCCTGTGCCAGTCTTCTGTGATATGAACACCGAAGAGGGCAAATGGACG GTTTTCCAGAAGAGATTCAATGGCTCCGTCAGCTTCTTCAGAGGCTGGAATGACTACAAGCTGGGCTTTGGTCGGGCCGACGGGGAGTACTGGCTGG GGCTGCAGAATCTCCACCTCCTGACTCTGAAGCAAAAGTATGAGCTGCGTGTAGACTTGGAAGACTTTGAGAACAATACGGCCTATGCCAAGTACACAGAATTCTCTATTTCCCCCAATGCTGTCAACGCAGAGGAAGATGGCTACACTCTCTATGTAACTGGTTTTGAAGATGGGGGCGCAG gtGATTCTCTTTCCTACCACAGTGGCCAGAAATTCTCCACCTTTGACCAAGACCAGGACCAATTTGTGCAGAATTGTGCAGCACTCTCATCTGGAGCCTTCTGGTTCCGGAGCTGTCATTTTGCCAATCTCAATGGCTTCTATCTGGGGGGGACCCACGTTTCCTATGCCAATGGGATCAACTGGGCCCAGTGGAAAGGCTTCTATTATTCCCTTAAGCGTACCGAGATGAAGATTCGCCGTATTTGA